From Micromonospora echinospora:
CTCCGTCCTGCCGTCACCGAACAGCCAGGTGACGGTGCCCTGCTTCGCCAACTGGGCGGCGCGGGTGACCCGGGTGGCCTCGTCGGCGTCCCAGGTCAGGGGATCGGCAAGGTCGGTGTCCACGATGATCTGGTAGCCCTCGGAGAGGGAGAGGTCGTGCTGACTCTGCACGGTCCGCGCGACACGGCGGGCGCGGGCGAGCTCCAGAGGGCTGGGCGTGGTCTCGGCGAGCGCCAGGATGTCATCGAGATCCACGGCTGGCCCCCTGCCGTCGGTCGCTCTCCGATCGGGTGAAGCCGGCTTTCTCCGCCAGTTCGCACAGCCCTTTCTTGGCGGCGGCCTTGTAGGAGCGGACGCTGTTCTCGGTCAGTCCGAGGATGCGGGCGATCTCCTGGTTGGAGAAGCCCTCCTTCGACATCTGGAACACTTCGGCGTGCCGTACCGGCAGCTGGTGCAACCAGCCGCGCAGCGTCTCCTGCGCCTCCCACGCGTCCGCGATGTCCGAGTGGGACGAGGGCGGGAGGTCCTCCGGCGCCACCGCGGCTTCCCGCTGGCGCCGGTCGTGATCCTTCATGATCTTGAATCGGGCCGTGCGGATGATCCAGCCGATCGGCCGGACGTGGTCACGAAGCTTGGGCCATTCGACCAGACCGTGCAGAAAGGCTTCGTGAAGCGCGTCCTCCACCGCCTGGCGATCCCGGCATCTCGCCCTGAGGATCCGTTCCACTGTGTGGTACGAGCCTTCGGTGAATTCGGCGAACTCCCGGTCGTGAACGGCCTTCAGGCGGGCCGCCTCGGCCTCGCGCAGAGCGTCGTTGTCGTCGGGATTCGGCGTCAGAGCGGCTGTGCCCTTGATGTCGGTCACGCCGCCTCCTCGACGGCCCCGGGCTTCGACGCGCTGCGCCCGCCCAGCTCGACCTCCCGATGTCCGTCGCGATCGCGCTCCACGATCCGTACGACGTCGTGGTCGGCCTCCGCGAGCCGGATCAGCCACGTCACCCGGGCTGTGGTGCGTGTTGTCGCCTCGCGTTCCTCGTTCATTCGGGCGCGGTGTGCCACGTAGGCTCGCACCAGGCCCGCCACCGCTCCGGCGACGGCAGTGGCAACGGCCACCACCTGATATCCGGTGAGCGGTTCCGCCAGCGCTTCGTTCATTGTTCCCCCTCGGCCCCCTTGGTTCGCCAATTACTATCCGTGGCGAGAGGCCGATGTAGATACCAGAACACGCGCAATGTTTTTGAAGATCAACGATCAAGTCGTTCATCAGCGATTAAAGCGCAAAGTCATGGCATTGGGACTCTGCGCAAGGGGATTGACGGGCGGCTTTTCCGGGCAACTTGCATTGATCACCTATTACTGCGGGTGACAAATCCATCACCTCGGCGGGCGTCACTCCTCGGCGGGAAGCTCCGCGGCCGGAACGGTGAGGCGTACCGCGCCGTCGCTCACCGCCGCGATCCGGTCGGCGAGTACGTAGACCGCGCCGGTGCGGACCAGATCGGTGGAGACCTTGAGGTAGCCGTCGCGCAGCAGCCGCGCGGCCAGGTCGGCCGGTACGTCCGGCTCCTCCACCGCCGCCGACTCGATCAGCTCGTCCAGGCTGCTGCCCGGGTCGACAGGGGCGGGCGCCTGCACGGTCACCGCGGCCGGGTCGCCGCGCTGGACGAGATCGACTGTGCCCACCTCGACGCCCGCGGAGTCGACCACCCGCATGCCGGTGGTGATCCGGGAGACGGTGTCCTGCTGCTGGCTCATGCAGCAGCGGTTCCCGGGCCACGCGGACGCTAAACGGACGGGGCCCAGCCGCCCGGCGGGCGGGGGGACAGCTCGCGCCAGGTGTCGGTGCCGTCCAGCAACGCCCGGACCGTCTCCTCCGCCTCCTCGACGCTGGCGTGCTCGTAGAACCGGGAAACTCCCTCGGCGCCGCCGGCCCGCTGCTCCACGTGCCAGCGGTCGCCGTCCACCCGGAGGAAGACGTCGCGCCGGGCGAGCCGTCCCCATTTCCCGTTCCACCAGTGCCTACGCTGCTCCATGCCCGGACTCTATCGAACATGTGTTCGATACACGTCGGCCCCCGCGGGATTCCCGCGAGGGCCGATCGGTTATGGCGTCAGCGCGGCGCGGGCGGCTCCTGCCGGCGGCCGAGCACGTCGTCCAGGGCGCTGCGCTGCCCGGGCGTGCCGTGGTTGCCGGCGAGCAGCGCGTCCCGGATCTCGGTGAGCAGCTTGACCTCCTCGCTCGGGGCCGAGGGCGGCGGCTCCTCGCCGCGCTGCCGGCGCTCGGCCAGCTTGTTCATCGGGAAGACCACCAGGAAGTACAGAACGGCGGCGGTCAGCAGGAAGGTGATCGCCGCGTTGACGAAGTCCACCCAGGGGAACTTCACGTCACCGATCGTCCAGGTTCCCGACTTGAGTTCACTGCCACCGCTGGCCAGCTTGATCAGCGGCTTCAGGAACGAGCCTGTGAAGGCCGTGACCACGCCGGTGAACGCGGCGCCGATGACGACACCGACCGCCAGGTCGACGACGTTGCCGCGCATGATGAAGTCTTTGAAGCCCTTGAGCATCCGTACTCCTGTGCCCTGATGAGTCTGTGTCGGGGACAACCTATGCCGTTACCCATCGCCGGCTCTAGTGAGCTCGCGATCGGTAGTCCTGCCTTGCGGCCGGACGGTCCCGGTCTGACCCGCTGAGGCAGCGCCGGGTTGACGCTTCACTGCCACCAGCCCAGCATGCTGGGTCTTACGGACGGCTCCACGTCCAGCCACCGGACCACTCCCGGTGGTGTGACTCGCGACTAGGGCGGCCAGATTGCGGGCAGCGTTGAGATCCCTATCAAGTACCAGGCCGCACGTTGTGCAGATGTAGGTCCGCTCGGCTAGGGCCAGCTTGGCTTTCGCCGCACCGCAACCCGAGCAGGTTTTCGATGAGGGATACCAACGGTCGGCCAGAATCATTTGGCCGCCGTACCACTCGGCTTTGTATGCCAGTTGCCGGCGCAGTTCGGCAAAACCGGCATCGGCGATATGCCGCGCCAGCCGTCGATTGCGCAGCATCCCGGCGACGTTGAGGTCTTCTAGCACGATCGTGCCGTGTTCTCGGGCGAGGCGGGTGGTGAGCTTGTGCAACCCGTCGCGACGCAGGTTTCTCACCCGTGCGTGAGCCCGGCTGAGGCGGGCGGATGTCCGTTCCCACCGGCCGGACGGGTGGCGGCTGGCGCACCGATCCGGTCCGGCCTTTCGGGCCAGCGCTCGGCTGAAACGCCGCAACCGCGCCTGTGCACCAATCAGGTGCTGGGGGTTTGGTGCCTTCTCACCGGTCGAGAGCACCGCGAGATGCTTGATGCCAAGGTCGACACCGACCACCGACAGGGGTTGGGTCGGGCGGCGATCGGTTCGCTCGACCTCGCAGGTGAAGGCCACGTGCCACCGGCCGCCGTCACGGCGCACGGTGGCGGACATGATTCGGGCGGTCCCGCTGTCGATGCGGCGGGCGAGCTTACGGGCGGACTCGTGTAGCTTCAGCCGGCCTAGCCGTGGAAGCACTATATGCTTCCGGTCCAACTCCGCCTGGATCGTGCCAGTGGTGAAGCGAACGCTCGGCGCAGTGCGTCGGCGGGACTTGAACCGGGGAAAACCGGCGGGTCGGCCGGCTCGGTGCCCGCTGCGGGAATGGGTCCAGTTCCTCAGTGCTCGGGCGAGTGCGTCGAGACCCGTATTGAACGCTTCTTTGGAGCACTCCGCCCACCATGGGGCGACCTGCCGCTTAGCGGCGTTCCATTCCTTGCGCAGCCCTGGAAGCGACCACGACAGCGCCGGGGTGAGTTGATTATCCGGGATGCCGTAGGTGCGCTCCGCAGCCCGTTGACACATCACTGCTCTGACTCGTGCGAGCGCCCAATTGTGCGCCACACGGGCGGCTCCGGCGTGCGCAAGTGCTGCGCGTTCCTGCGTCGGGGTGAGATCGAGGGCGTATCGGTACGCCTGGATCGTCTTCACGCGGAACCATCGGGAGGTGACGGCGCCGGCCAGGATGCCGTGGCCACTACCTGCTCCTTCGGGTCTCCCGTCATGTCAGGAAGCTAGCGGGTGCCAGTGACATTTTGCGTGCGTCAGCAGCCGCTGCCCCCGGCGGGCCCTTCGAGAAAAGCACCGGCCTCGATCGCCGCCCGCTGCGGGTGGCCGGCCCGGATCGCCTCCACCAGCCGGCCGTGATCCACGTACCGCTCCGGGGTCAGCGCCTCGCCCATCGCCTGGGCCACCGTGCTGCGCAGCGCGGCGCCGACCGAGGCGTACAGCTCGGCGAGCATGGCGTTGTGCGCGGCCGCCACCACTGCTGTGTGCAGCGCGGCGTCCGCCTCGACGAACTCGTCCACCCGGCCGCCGCGCCAGGCGGCCTCCCGGGCCGCGAGCGCGCCGTCGAGCGCCGCCAGGTCCTCGGGGGTACGCCTCAGCGCGGCGAGCCGGGCGGCCTCCACCTCGAACGCGCGCCGGACCTCGATCACCTCGGTCATCCGGTCGTCGGTGAGCCGGCGGGCCACCACCGGCGCCAGCTCGTCTGTCGACACCACGTAGGTGCCGGAGCCCTGCCGGCACGCCAGCACCCCGGCGTGCACGAGCGCCCGGACCGCCTCGCGGACCGTGTTGCGCCCCACGCCCAGCTCGGCGACCAGTTGCGGCTCGGTGGGGATGCGCCCGCCCACCGGCCACTCGCCGCCGAGGATGCGCTCCCGGAGCTGCTCGATGGTCTGGCGGACCCGGTGACCGCGCGGCGGCACGGCGACGGAATCCACGGCGGGTGTCACGGGTTACACCTCATGCCGAAATTCATCCCATGATTGTAGGTTCGAGGTCATGACTCCGCCACCTGCGCCCGCCGCGACAGTGCCCGCCCCGGGCGTCGCGTCCGCGGTCACCCCCACCCCGGCGCCGCGCGCGGTCCGGGGTGGTCTGCTCGTGCTGACCGGGATGCTGCTGGTCGCGCTGAACCTGCGGGCGGCGGTGACCAGCCTGGGCGCCCTGCTCGACGAGGTCCGGGTCGGTCTGGGTCTCTCCGGGGCCATGGCCGGCCTGGTCACCACGCTGCCCACCATCGCGTTCGCCGGGCTGGGCGCGCTCACCCCGTGGCTGGTCCGCCGCTGGGCCGCGCCCCGGGTGCTGGTGCTCGCCATGCTGGCGCTCACCGTCGGGCAGGTGCTGCGCGCGCTCACCGGCTCGGCGGCGGTCTTCGTGCTCACCAGCGCGCTCGCGCTCGCCGGCATCGCGGTGGCGAACATCCTGCTGCCGATGCTCGTCAAGCAGCACTTCTCGCACCGCACCGGGCTGGTCACCGGGGCGTACACGATGGCCCTGACGGTGGGCACGACGGTGGCCGCCGCCGCGGCGGTGCCGGTCGCGCACGCCTTCGGCTCCTGGCGGGCCGGACTCGGCGTCTGGGCCGGGCTGGCCGCGCTGGCCGTACTCCCGTGGGTGCCGCTGGCGCTGCGGGCCCGCGCCGCGCGACGGGCCGCGCCCCCGGCGGTGGCGGTCGCCGCCCCGGCGCGGGTGCGCCCGGAGCGGACCCGGCTCGGCTGGGCCATGGCTGTCTACTTCGGGGCGCAGTCCCTCAGCGGGTACGCGATCATGGGCTGGCTGGCCCAGCTCTTCCGGGACGCCGGGTACCGCCCGGAGGCGGCCGGGCTGCTGCTCGCCGGGGTGACCGCGCTGGGCGTGCCGGTGGCGCTGATGATGCCGACGCTGGCCGGCCGGCTGGCCACGCTCCGGCCGCTGGTGCTGTCACTCACCGTGTTCTCCGCTGCCGCGTACACCGGTCTGGCGCTGGCCCCGCGCGGCCTGGCGCCGCTGTGGGTGCTGCTGCTGGCGCTCGGCCAGGGCGCGTTCCCGCTCATCCTGACCACGATCGGGCTGCGCGCCCGGACCGCCGAGGGCACCGTGGCGTTGTCCGCGTTCGCGCAGAGCACCGGGTACGTCATCGCCGCGCTCGGGCCGCTGCTGGTGGGCATCCTCTACGAGGCGACCGGCGGCTGGACCGCCCCGATCGGCTTCCTGCTGGTGGCGCTGGCCGTGCAGACGGCTGCGGGCATGGTGATCGCCCGTCCCCGCTACATCGAGGACGAGCGCTGAGCAGGACCGGTCAGGAGGAGGTCGTGGTGGGTTCGCCCGCGACGGCCTCTTCCACAGTCGGGTACGTGTGCAGCACCTCGACCAGCCCGCTGACCTCGAGGATGCGCAGCACGCCGCGCTGCGGGGCGGCCAGCCGGACGACGCCGCCGGCCTCGTCGCAGTTGTTCTTCGCCCGGACGAACACGGACAGGCCTGTGGAGTCGCAGAACGACACCTCGGCCAGGTCGAAGACCAGGCGGTTGCGTCCCTTGTCCAGCAGATCCGTGATCTGGTCCTGCAGTTGCGGTGCCGTGGCCATGTCCAGCTCGCCCGCGACTGACACGACGACCACGTCGCCGCGCTGTTCCGTGTGCACCGTCAAGGACATTCGTCGACCTCCTGTGTTCGGAGGAACGGTATCCCACGTCGAGTCCGCCGCGCAGAACGGGAGCGGTACAGGTGCGGGCGATCATTTCTTTGCTCCGCGACAAGTAGTCCACCAGCCTCCGGTGATAGAGTCCGCCCGTCCAAATCAGGGAGGTCAACCATGGCGTTGAGCGCCGAACAGGGTGATCGGCTCGCCCACCTGCTCACTGAGCACGCGGAGCGGTTGACCAGTCGCTGGACCGAGATCGTCGCCGGTTCGCTGCGTGGTCGTCTGAGCCGGGCCGAGCTGGCTCGCCAGGTGCAGGAACTGCACCGCGCGCTGATCGACGCCGGCCGGCATGGCGTCTCCGACCTGGCCGGCGAGCACGCCGGTGAGCTGCGCGCGGTGCTGTCCGAGCTGTCCACGAACCGGGCCCGGCAGGGGTTCTCCGCGACCGAGACCGCGATCAGCGTGTTCGCGTTCAAGGACTCGCTGCTGGAGCTGATGGAGGACGAGAAGGGCGACAACACCCTTCGTGACTTCGTCGCCTACTCCGCGCTCGTCGACCAGATGGGCCTGTTCACCTTCGAGACGTTCGTCCGGGCCCGCGAGAGCCTGATCGCCGACCAGGCGGAGCAGTTGCTGGAGCTCTCCACCCCGGTGGTCAAGCTCTGGGAGGGCGTGGTCGCCGTCCCGCTGGTCGGGACGCTGGACTCGGCCCGCGCCCAGGTCGTGATGGAGCGGCTGCTCCAGACCCTGGTCGACACCGGGTCGCCGTACGCGATCATCGACATCACCGGCGTGCCGGCGGTGGACACCCAGGTCGCGCAGCACATCCTCAAGACCGTGGTGGCCGCCCGGCTGATGGGTGCCGACTGCATCATCTCCGGCATCCGCCCGCAGATCGCCCAGACCATCGTGGCCCTCGGGATCGAGTTCGGCGACATCGCCACCAAGGCGAGCCTCGCCGACGCGCTGCGCCACGTGCTGCGCATGACCGGGGTCGAGACCCCCGCTCGCCGCCCGCGCCGGGAGTCCTGATGGAACGGGTGCCGATCCTCAAGATCGGCGACATCCTGCTGGTCTCCATCCAGCTCGACATGTCCGACCAGACAGCGATCCAGCTGCAGGAGGACCTGGCCGAGCGGATCGTCGCCACCGGCTGCCACGGCGTGATCATCGACATCACGGCGCTGGACATCGTCGACTCGTTCGTCGGCCGGATGCTCTCCACCATCGCGTCCATCTCCAAGGTGCTGGACGCCGAGACGGTGGTGGTCGGCATGCGCCCGGCCGTCGCCATCACGCTCGTCGAGCTGGGGCTGTCGCTCAACGGCATCCGTACCGCGTTGAACGTCGAACGCGGCATGGAGCTGATCGCGGCGAGCCGCGCCGACGAGTGGGACGAGGCGGCCGACGAAGAGGGCACCGACACGACGGCGACGGCATGACCACCGGCGTCGACCTCGGCGTGCCGGCGACGCAGGCGATCCGCAGCGACGAGGACGTGGTGCGGGTCCGGCAGTTGGTGCGTACCACCGCCGTCGCGGTCCGGCTCACCCTGGTCGACCAGACGAAGCTGGTGACCGCCGCCAGCGAGCTGGCCCGCAACACGCTGATCTACGGCGGCGGGGGCCGCGCCGAGGTGAGCACCGTCTCCGACGGGCGACGGCGCGGCGTGCGGATCCTCTTCGCCGACGAGGGGCCGGGCATCCCCGACCTCGACCTGGCGCTGACCGACGGCTACACCACCGGGGGCGGACTGGGCCTCGGGCTCAGCGGGGCCCGCCGGCTCGTGGACGACTTCGACATCCAGACGGCTGTCGGTGAGGGGACGCGGATCACCGTCACCAAGTGGTCGCGATGATCGGCGACGTGGTCCCCGACCACGGGATGTGGTTCCGGATCGACAACGGCGCGACCGCCGGCGGCGTACGCCGGGCCGCCGAGCGTCTCGGCCGGCAGCTCGAAATGAGCGCCGAACGTGTCGCGGACCTGGCCATCGTTACCGCCGAGATCACCAGCAACCTGGTCAAGCACGCCCGCGAGGGCGCGCTCCTGATGCGTCCGGCGCGCCGGGCCGGACTGGCCGGGGTGGAGCTGGTGGCCATCGACTCCGGCCCCGGCATGGCCGACCTCACGCTGTCCTCGGTCGACGGCCACTCCACCGCCGGCACGCTCGGCATCGGCCTCGGCGCGATCGTCCGGCAGGCGAGCCGGTTCGACGGCTACTCGATGCCCGGCCGGGGCACCGTCCTGGTCGTCCAGCTCTGGGACGTCGCACCGCCGGAGCCGGACTGGGCGGGCGGACTGACCCGGCCGATCACCGGGGAGCAGAGCAGCGGCGACGGGTACGCGGTCCGCGAGGTCGACGGCCGCCGCCAGGTGCTGGTCTCCGACGGCCTCGGCCACGGGCCACTGGCCGCCGCCGCGACCGGAGCCGCCGTGTCCGCGTTCCGCTCCGCTCCCGACGGGCCGCCGGACGTGGTGGTGCGGCACCTGCACGCCTCCATGTCGCACACCCGGGGCGCGGCGCTCGCGGTGGCCGAGCTGGATCCCGCCGCCGGGCTGCTCCGCTACGCCGGCCTGGGCAACATCGCCGCGATGATCGTCACACCGGGCGAGCGGCGGCGCGGGCTGGTCTCGCTGCCGGGCATTTCCGGGCACCAGCGTCCGACGATCCGCGGGTACGACTACCCCTTCTCGCGCGACGCCACCCTGGTCATGCACAGTGACGGGGTGGTGGATCGCTGGGACCTGGACAACTATCCCGGGCTGGCCGGGCGCAACCCGTTGCTGGCCGCCGCGACGCTGCTGCGTGACGCCGGCACCCGTCGCGACGACGCCTGCGTCCTGGTGGCGCGGGGGGCGGCATGAGCGAGCCGCTCCTGCACCTCGCACTCCGGGTCGAGCAGGACATCTTCCTGGTCCGGCAGCGTGGCCGGGAGGTGGCCGCGGCGGTCGGGCTGGAACACCAGGACCAGGTGCGGATCGCGACCGCGCTGAGCGAGGTGGCCCGGGAGCTGCTGCGCGGGGCCGACGGCGCGGACGTCACGTTCGCCCTCGCCTGGGACGCCGTGGGCCGCAGGGTGCTTCAGGTGGACCTGTCACCGCTGCGTCCGCTGCCCGGCGGCCGGTACGAGCCGCAGTCCGGCGCCGTCGCGCGTCTGGTGGACACGTTGCGGGTGGTGGCCGTCGAGGGCGATAGCGTCGTGAGGATGTCCAGACGGGTGCCCGACCACGCCGAGGAGCTGACGCCGGAACGCGCCGGCCGGCTCCGCGCCGAGCTGGCCGAGCGTGCTCCGGGCTCCGCGCTGGACGAGCTGGCCGCGCAGAACTCCCAGCTCATCGCGGCCCTCGACGAGGTACGCAGCCAGCGCGACGAGCTGGAGGTGCTCAACTCCGAACTGCAGGAGACCAACCAGGGCGTGATGGCGCTCTACAACCAGCTCACCGAGGAGCTGGAGGAGACCAACCGGGGCGTGGTGGCGCTCTACGCCGAGCTGGAGGAGAAGTCCGCGCAGCTGCGGGCCGCGAGCGAGTCGAAGAGCCGGTTCCTGGCCAACGTCAGCCACGAGCTGCGCGCGCCGGTCACCGCGATCATCGGACTGGCCCGGCTGCTCGCCGACTCCGCCTCCGACCCGCTCACCGGCGAGCAGGCCCGCCAGGTGGGGCTGATCCGGTCCTCGGCGGGCGACCTGCTGGGGCTGGTGAACGAGCTGCTCGACCTGGCGAAGGCGGAGTCGGGCCGGATCGAGCCGGAGTGGTCCGAGGTCGACCTGCGCGCGGTGTTCGGACAGCTGCGCGGCACGCTGCGGGCGCTCACCACCCGCTCCGAGGTAGAGCTGGTGGTCGAGGAGCCGCCGGCTCCGGCGACGCTCCGCTCGGACGAGGTGCTGCTCGCCCAGGTGCTGCGCAACCTGCTGCACAACGGCCTGAAGTTCACCGAGCGCGGCGAGGTACGCCTGCGGGCCGAGCGCCGGGGCGAGCAGTGGATGCTCTTGGTCACCGACACCGGCGTCGGGATCCCGCCCGAACTGCACGAGCGGGTCTTCGAGGAGTTCTACCAGGTGCCCGGCACGACGCGGGTCGGCGGCACCGGGCTCGGCCTGCCGTACGCGCGACGGCTGGTCACGCTGCTCGGCGGGACGCTGGAGCTGAGGAGCGAAACCGGCCGGGGCAGCACGTTCACGGTGCTCCTTCCTGCGGGCGGAGCGTGACGGTGGACAGCGGGGCGGTGACCGTGCTTGTGGTCGACGACAGCGGCCCCAAGCGGTACCTGCTGGTGAACTGGCTCACCCGGGCCGGCTTCGTCACCATCGAGGCCGAGAACGGCACCGAGGCGTTGGACCGGGTGGCCCGGGAGCACGTCGACCTCGTGGTGCTCGACGTGCGGCTGCCCGATATGAGCGGCTTCGAGGTGTGCGAGCGGATCAAGGAAACGTACCCGTACATCCCGGTCATCCACGTCTCCGCCCACGCGGTGGACGTGGTCGACCGGGCGCAGGGTCTCACCCGGGGCGCGGACGCCTACCTGGCCGAGCCGATCGAGCCGGAGGAACTGGTCGCCACCGCGCACGCGGTGCTGCGCTACTACCAGGCCCGGCTGCGTGCCGAGCAGCTCGCCGAGCGGCTCGCCGCGCTCGCCGACGCCACAGTGGAGATGCACGCGACGCCGAACTTCGTCCGGCTGCTGGAGGCGGCCGCGAGCGGCGCGGCACGGATCTTCAAGGCTCCCGCGGCGGTGGTCGCCGAGACGTTCGACGGGGACTGCCTGGCCGGGGTGGCGGTCGACCCGCACACGCCGGCCAGGATCGTGCCGTGGGTGGTGGACGACACCGGAGTGCCGATCGGCACCCGGGTACGCGTCGACGACCCGGGCAACTGGGCGCTGACGGACTGGCCGGACGGTGACACGGTGACAGTGGCCGCCTCCCGGCTGCGGGAGGACCGGGCCCCGCTGTACGTGGTGGTACCGACCGCCACCCAGACCGTCCGTACGCCGGTGCTGGTGCAGCTCGCCCAGGCCGTCGCCTCGGCGGTGGAGGCGCAGCGGTCCTTCGACGAGGAGCACCGGATCGCTGTGACGTTGCAGCGCAGCCTGCTGCCGCAGCGCCTGCCTGACGTCGTGGGCCTGGACCTGGCCGTGCGGTACGAGCCGGCGAGCGCGCAGACCGAGGTGGGCGGCGACTTCTACGAGCTGGTGATGCTCGACGGGCACCTGCTGGTGGCGATCGGTGACGTGGCCGGGCACTCGCTGCACGCCGCCACCGTGATGGCCGAGTTGCGGCACGCGGTGCGCGCGTACGCGGTCGAGGGCCATCAACCCGGGGTGATCCTGGACCGGGTCAACGAGCTGATGCGCAACCTGCTGCCGACCGAGCTGGCCACCATCTGCGTGCTGCTGCTCCACCCGCCGACCGGGCTGGTCCGGCTGGCCAGTGCCGGGCACCTGCCGGCATTGCTGAGTCGCGACGGCCGGGTCGAGTTCGTGTCGCAGTCCGCGCCGCTGCTCGGGGTACGCGCGCGGCGCCCGCCCGATCTGGAGTTCGTGCTTCCCGCCGGGGCGACGCTCGTGCTCTACACCGACGGGCTGATCGAGCGGCGGGACGCCACCATCGACGACGGGATGGCGGCGCTCGGTATGGCCGCCGCCCGGGTGGACGACGACCTGGATGAGTTCTGCCAGCGACTGTTGGTCGAGCTGGCGCCGCCGGAGATCCAGGACGACGTCGCGGTGGTCGCGGTCCGCCGCCGCTGACGCGCTCCCGGTCACGTACCGTAGCTGAGCTGCCTGTCACGTTGCGTCACCGTCGCCGCGGGTGAGCGAGTGGGCCTGCTGCCGACTTTGCTCTGCAGCCATCGGCGCAGCGGGCGCCTGAGCAGGTGCTACCTGTTGACCATGGTCGACGGCGTCGCGCCGCCACCGTCACCGTCGGTGTGCGCTGCGTCAGTGGGTGCAGAGCAAGGTCGGCGCGAGGTGAGGCCCGCCGCTCCGCCGACTGTCACCGTTCGTGACTGCGGAGTGAGGGTGGGCAAGGCGACGGCCCGCGCTCCGCAGGGCGCCTGACCCGCGTCACTGTCTCAGGGACGCCAGCGAGCGGGCGTACGCCGCGGGCGAGACCCCGGCGACGGCGGTGAACTCGCGGACCAGATGGGCCTGGTCGGCGTACCCCAGGTCGGCGGCGACCCGCGACCAGTCCAGCGGCCCGGCGGCGGCCTGTTCGATCGCCTCCTGGAGCCGGTAGCGGCGGATCACCCACTTCGGACCGACGCCCACGTGGTCGAGGAAGAGGCGCTGGAGCCGGCGGACGGAGACGCTCCGCCGCCGCGCGAAGTCGGTCACCCGCAGCACGGTCCGGTCGGCACGGATCTCCTCGACCAGCGCGGTGGCCTCCGCGGCGAGCGGATCCGCGACCGGCGACCACGAGGTCAGCAGCTCGTCCAGCCTCGCGCAGCGCTCGTCGTCGGTCCCCGGGCAGATCGGCCCGTAGGTGATCGGTACGCGCCGGCCGGTCAGCTCGGCGACCGGACGCCGCCAGAACGGCCGGAAGCCGCCCGGGCGGAACTGGACGCCGGAGACCCGGCCGACGCCGTGCAGCGTGATGGCGAACAGGCCGGTGTCGACGCCCGCGATCTCACCGTGTTCGGCCGCGCCGTCCTGCGCCTGGAACACCACGTTCACGGTCGGGTGCGGCACCACCCGTTGCTCGAACGGCTCGTCCAGGTCCCAGTCGATCAGCCAGTAGTGCTCCACCCACCGACGCAACGCCGGGGCGGCCATCCGGCGCCGGAACCGGACCTGCCGGCGCAGCCGGCCCGGATCGAGGATGCCCCGGTTGTCACGCCGCGGTTCGTGTCGCATTTCTTCAATACCACCCTCCTAGGCTGCCCCTATGAGCACGAAGACTAGTGAGCTGCTCGCCGTCGCGGCGCCGCGTACGGTCGCTGTGGTTCGCGGCATCTCCGACGAGCAGCTCGGCCTGCCCACCCCATGCCCCGACTACACGGTGCGTGACCTGCTCGGTCACCTGTTCGACGTGGTGGTCAACTTCCAGGCGCTGGCCCGCCGGGAGACGGTGGACTGGTCCGGCAAGACCGACCACCTGACCGAGGGCTGGCGCGACCGGTTCGCGGCCGAGGCGGCCCGGCTGATCGAGGCATGGTCCGACCCGGCCGCGCTGGACGGCGTTTCACCCGGCATGGGGCTACCCCAGGAGACGGTCGGGTCGATGGCCCTGATCGACCTCACGGTGCACGGGTGGGACCTGGCCCGGGCCACCGGCCAGGAGCTGACAGTGGACCCGGCCGTGGTGTCGGCGGGGCACGAGTTCATGGACCGCATGGGCGACACGGGGCAGAAGATGGGCGCGTTCGGCCCGCCGGTGCCCACCGAGGCGGCGCCGACCAGC
This genomic window contains:
- a CDS encoding helix-turn-helix domain-containing protein; this encodes MRHEPRRDNRGILDPGRLRRQVRFRRRMAAPALRRWVEHYWLIDWDLDEPFEQRVVPHPTVNVVFQAQDGAAEHGEIAGVDTGLFAITLHGVGRVSGVQFRPGGFRPFWRRPVAELTGRRVPITYGPICPGTDDERCARLDELLTSWSPVADPLAAEATALVEEIRADRTVLRVTDFARRRSVSVRRLQRLFLDHVGVGPKWVIRRYRLQEAIEQAAAGPLDWSRVAADLGYADQAHLVREFTAVAGVSPAAYARSLASLRQ
- a CDS encoding TIGR03086 family metal-binding protein is translated as MSTKTSELLAVAAPRTVAVVRGISDEQLGLPTPCPDYTVRDLLGHLFDVVVNFQALARRETVDWSGKTDHLTEGWRDRFAAEAARLIEAWSDPAALDGVSPGMGLPQETVGSMALIDLTVHGWDLARATGQELTVDPAVVSAGHEFMDRMGDTGQKMGAFGPPVPTEAAPTSMGALLGRAGRNPAWTR